A part of Paenibacillus sp. IHBB 10380 genomic DNA contains:
- a CDS encoding helix-turn-helix transcriptional regulator codes for MNKAQRLIHLMMLVNERKKFTIQEMADECGVSRRTMIRDLMDLSELGVPLYSQVGLGGGYRILREKMLPPISFTEHEATALFFACQSLRNYKFLPFENEVNAALHKFLHYLSSDLKQKMERMQQRLVFWVPPHEMELPFMKELLEAAIDQRVVTIMYEAASRRERMIQPIGLYTMSGLWYCQAYCFLAEDYRVFRVDRVKKFSSEADQSVRLDTTEDHIQTWIMRMDENDTLELEVELTPEGVRRCQSELWLAQSIKLQDDGSGTIRTMMSTSYIKWAVHFFLGFGMEANVKNPPVLRERIRSKLQELREQYNS; via the coding sequence ATGAACAAAGCACAGCGACTTATTCATCTTATGATGTTGGTCAATGAACGTAAAAAGTTCACGATACAGGAAATGGCCGATGAATGCGGCGTTTCACGTCGAACGATGATTCGCGATTTGATGGATCTTAGTGAATTGGGAGTGCCGCTCTATTCTCAGGTAGGTTTGGGAGGTGGGTATCGTATCTTGCGCGAGAAGATGCTGCCGCCGATCAGCTTTACAGAGCATGAGGCAACTGCGTTGTTTTTCGCCTGCCAATCGTTACGGAATTACAAGTTTCTCCCTTTTGAGAATGAAGTTAATGCCGCATTGCACAAGTTTTTACATTACTTATCAAGTGATCTCAAACAAAAGATGGAAAGAATGCAACAACGGCTTGTATTCTGGGTGCCTCCGCATGAAATGGAGTTGCCTTTTATGAAAGAGTTACTTGAGGCTGCGATAGACCAGCGTGTGGTTACGATTATGTATGAAGCAGCGTCGCGTCGAGAACGAATGATCCAGCCGATCGGTTTATATACGATGAGTGGGTTATGGTACTGTCAAGCTTACTGCTTCTTAGCAGAGGATTATCGAGTGTTTCGCGTGGATCGAGTGAAGAAGTTCTCGTCAGAGGCCGACCAGAGCGTACGACTGGATACTACCGAGGATCATATTCAAACGTGGATCATGCGGATGGATGAGAACGATACGCTAGAGCTAGAGGTGGAACTAACGCCAGAAGGTGTCAGACGATGTCAATCCGAATTGTGGCTAGCCCAGTCGATCAAGTTACAAGACGATGGATCTGGCACTATTCGTACAATGATGAGCACTTCTTATATAAAGTGGGCGGTACACTTTTTTCTCGGGTTCGGTATGGAGGCAAATGTAAAGAATCCTCCAGTGTTGCGAGAACGAATACGGAGCAAGCTTCAGGAGCTACGTGAACAATATAATAGTTAG
- a CDS encoding NAD(P)-dependent oxidoreductase: protein MNDVSVIGLGSMGGTIASVLLQKGYRVTVWNRSSSKAEPLVKEGAILAPSVISAVSASPVSIICVSSYKTSYHILDTEDVKSALAGRVLVQLSTGSPKQARDNEAWAQEQGAYYLDGAIVASPSQMGKSDATIFTSGSLTAFQQSEPFLKSLAGNVPYLGEQVSAASSTDLAFLSYLFGSYLGFFHAARILESDGLQVDAFGCMIANISPVIGEVMKYESEVIQTETYDNPQSSLNMCMVTIELLMEQAREAGINNAFPVFAESLFKRALDAGYGEEEVGALIKVMR, encoded by the coding sequence ATGAATGATGTATCAGTCATTGGTTTAGGATCAATGGGTGGGACAATAGCTTCAGTATTGCTTCAAAAAGGTTATCGAGTCACAGTATGGAACCGGTCAAGTTCAAAGGCAGAACCTCTTGTCAAAGAGGGTGCTATTCTTGCCCCCAGTGTTATTTCTGCGGTAAGCGCAAGCCCAGTGTCGATCATCTGTGTATCTAGCTATAAGACTTCATATCATATTTTGGATACAGAAGATGTCAAATCGGCTCTCGCAGGTCGTGTTCTGGTGCAATTGAGCACTGGCAGTCCCAAGCAAGCACGTGACAACGAAGCATGGGCTCAAGAACAGGGTGCCTACTATCTCGACGGAGCCATAGTTGCTTCACCGTCTCAGATGGGCAAATCGGACGCTACAATCTTCACATCTGGTTCCCTTACCGCTTTTCAACAGAGTGAGCCATTTCTTAAAAGCCTTGCCGGAAATGTGCCTTATCTTGGCGAGCAAGTTAGTGCAGCATCTTCGACGGATTTGGCATTCCTTTCCTATCTCTTTGGTTCGTATCTCGGTTTTTTCCATGCAGCACGTATCCTTGAATCAGACGGCCTTCAAGTGGATGCTTTCGGGTGCATGATAGCCAATATCTCGCCTGTTATCGGAGAGGTAATGAAGTATGAGAGCGAAGTGATTCAAACAGAAACATATGATAATCCACAGAGTTCTCTCAATATGTGTATGGTGACTATAGAACTCCTCATGGAACAAGCTCGTGAAGCTGGCATTAACAATGCATTTCCAGTATTTGCTGAGAGTCTTTTCAAGAGGGCCTTGGATGCGGGCTACGGAGAGGAGGAAGTGGGCGCCCTTATTAAAGTAATGCGATAA
- a CDS encoding alpha/beta fold hydrolase: protein MTTANINGYSMYYIDCGKGTAILFIHPPVLTSLNFVYQIQGLSPHFRTIAFDIRGHGKSQPSKHAVTYPLIVQDIKRLIDELNIEKIFLCGYSTGGSVVLEFLLTHPDRAWGGVVIGGMSEVNERRLRNKISLGIGFSKIGAVGTIALSNAWSQTKNLSLFRELFNDAKKGNARNAEQYYRYSLNYNCTSQLRDIHLPVLLIYGEKDKHFHPYAQMLHQRLPKSELIFIKNVDHRIPTKAPEPLNEQINQFVRRFSH, encoded by the coding sequence ATGACTACCGCTAACATAAACGGATATTCGATGTATTATATCGATTGCGGAAAAGGAACCGCCATTCTCTTTATTCATCCTCCGGTACTTACAAGCTTAAATTTCGTATACCAAATCCAAGGGCTGTCTCCTCATTTTCGAACCATTGCTTTTGACATCAGAGGACACGGCAAGAGCCAGCCTTCCAAACATGCGGTTACTTATCCTTTAATCGTTCAGGATATCAAACGGTTGATAGACGAGTTGAACATCGAAAAAATATTCTTGTGTGGATATTCTACTGGTGGTTCGGTTGTGCTTGAGTTTCTCTTAACTCATCCCGATCGGGCATGGGGAGGTGTCGTCATCGGCGGAATGTCGGAAGTAAACGAAAGGCGTCTAAGAAACAAAATATCGTTGGGTATTGGTTTCTCTAAAATCGGAGCAGTCGGCACGATCGCGTTGTCCAATGCTTGGTCGCAAACTAAAAATCTTTCTTTATTCCGTGAGTTATTCAACGATGCGAAAAAAGGAAATGCCAGAAATGCGGAACAATATTACCGATATAGCTTGAATTATAATTGTACATCGCAGCTTCGGGATATCCATCTTCCTGTCCTGCTCATCTATGGGGAAAAGGACAAGCACTTCCATCCTTACGCTCAAATGCTGCATCAACGATTACCAAAGAGTGAGCTGATTTTCATTAAAAACGTCGATCACAGGATTCCGACAAAAGCCCCTGAACCATTGAACGAACAGATCAATCAGTTCGTACGTCGCTTCAGCCACTAA
- a CDS encoding alkaline phosphatase family protein: protein MRKKWCWYLLIIFILTTSFGCHRQESKPKEQDLLHVKSIKGENSKKVIFLLIDSLMAQSIDRGLQQKELPAFQFLIEHGQYYKDMVSSFPTMSVSIDSSLLTGAYPNDHRVPGLTWYSSNEKKVINYGTGPMEIFKHGINPVLVDALINLNGKHLNPQVPTIFEDLARHGLKSGSINGLIYRGTIDHTLSIPTWVKGPTSLPRKIKVKGPDYFALGSLSNPLQDIKNLPDGLTRRFGLNNTYSVETVKYLMKKNQLPDFLYVYLPDLDQKLHKKGPSDLNGVKEVDRQLHSLLQTFGSPEEALSKAIFIIAGDSGMTQILPVEENPVIDLPSFFKDYHVLRPGETVSQETDIILAVNETMAYVYKLQTDKSLRDIANLLIVDPRIDFISWKEKDWIYAVQGKTAKELKFKANGKIIDPYQQKWRVEQDFEVLDLKVNLKNHSLDYGQYPDALQRLSGALNSHPGEYLVVTAKPGYELADRSSPTHKGGGGHGSLRQEESLIPLIISGTDQKPQYLRIIDLKSFLLKLLIKKNEQQSR, encoded by the coding sequence ATGAGAAAAAAATGGTGCTGGTATTTGCTGATCATCTTCATACTTACCACTTCCTTTGGATGCCATAGACAGGAATCAAAACCGAAAGAACAAGATTTATTGCATGTAAAATCCATTAAGGGGGAAAATTCAAAGAAAGTCATTTTTCTGTTGATCGACTCTTTAATGGCTCAATCGATTGATAGAGGCCTTCAACAAAAAGAGCTTCCCGCGTTTCAATTTCTAATTGAGCATGGCCAATATTATAAGGATATGGTTAGCTCTTTTCCTACGATGTCCGTCTCAATCGACAGCTCACTGCTTACTGGAGCATACCCGAATGACCATCGTGTGCCAGGACTTACTTGGTATTCCTCAAACGAAAAGAAAGTCATCAACTACGGAACCGGACCGATGGAAATATTCAAACATGGAATCAATCCGGTCTTGGTCGATGCATTAATCAACTTAAACGGCAAACATCTGAATCCACAAGTGCCTACCATCTTCGAAGACTTGGCCCGACATGGGCTGAAATCGGGTTCCATTAACGGTTTGATTTATCGAGGAACCATTGATCATACGCTATCGATTCCTACATGGGTTAAAGGTCCTACCTCTTTACCTAGAAAAATTAAAGTGAAAGGACCTGATTACTTCGCTTTGGGTTCATTGTCCAATCCACTTCAAGACATTAAAAATCTGCCTGACGGTCTAACTCGCCGTTTCGGCTTAAATAATACATATTCCGTTGAAACGGTCAAATATTTGATGAAAAAAAATCAACTACCAGATTTTCTATATGTATATTTACCTGATTTGGATCAGAAGCTTCATAAAAAAGGTCCCTCTGATTTAAACGGAGTCAAAGAAGTGGATCGACAGCTTCACTCTTTGTTACAAACATTCGGTTCACCGGAAGAAGCCTTAAGCAAAGCGATTTTTATAATCGCAGGGGATAGTGGAATGACTCAAATTCTGCCTGTCGAAGAAAATCCAGTTATCGATCTGCCCTCCTTTTTCAAGGACTACCATGTTCTGCGTCCAGGTGAAACCGTTTCTCAAGAAACGGATATCATCCTCGCTGTAAATGAAACTATGGCTTATGTATATAAGCTTCAAACGGACAAATCACTAAGAGACATTGCCAACCTATTAATAGTTGATCCGCGTATCGATTTCATTTCATGGAAAGAAAAAGATTGGATTTACGCAGTCCAAGGGAAAACAGCCAAAGAGCTTAAGTTTAAAGCTAACGGAAAAATAATCGATCCTTACCAACAAAAATGGAGGGTAGAACAGGACTTCGAGGTATTGGATTTAAAAGTAAATCTCAAAAATCATTCATTGGATTACGGTCAATACCCTGATGCATTACAACGCTTGTCCGGAGCTTTAAATTCTCATCCAGGGGAATATTTAGTTGTTACCGCAAAGCCGGGATATGAATTGGCAGATAGAAGCTCACCGACCCACAAGGGCGGCGGAGGGCACGGATCTCTTCGTCAAGAGGAATCGCTGATTCCCCTGATCATAAGCGGAACCGATCAAAAACCGCAGTATTTGCGCATTATCGATTTAAAATCATTCTTGCTTAAGCTACTAATAAAGAAAAATGAGCAACAGAGCAGATAA
- a CDS encoding type II toxin-antitoxin system PemK/MazF family toxin produces MIFKRGDVFFADLSPVVGSEQGGVRPVLIIQNDIGNRFSPTVIVAAITAQIQKAKLPTHVEIDAASHGFDRDSVILLEQVRTIDKQRLTDKITHLDDETMKKVDEALQISLSLIDF; encoded by the coding sequence TTGATTTTTAAACGCGGCGACGTATTTTTCGCGGACCTTTCTCCTGTTGTTGGTTCCGAACAGGGAGGGGTCAGGCCAGTATTGATCATTCAGAATGACATTGGTAATCGGTTTAGTCCGACGGTTATTGTGGCGGCTATTACGGCTCAAATCCAGAAGGCAAAGCTGCCCACCCATGTGGAGATTGACGCAGCATCCCATGGATTCGATCGTGATTCCGTTATTCTGCTTGAACAGGTTCGGACCATTGACAAACAAAGACTAACGGATAAGATTACTCATCTTGACGACGAAACAATGAAAAAAGTAGATGAAGCCTTACAAATCAGTTTGAGTTTAATTGATTTTTAG
- a CDS encoding CopG family ribbon-helix-helix protein produces MANMQNTKRIMISLPDHLLQEVDGIAQLENSNRSELIRQAMKLYLTERKKRYIRESMQRGYMEMAKINLTMASEAFHAEEDADSTLGRSVSGV; encoded by the coding sequence GTGGCCAATATGCAGAACACCAAGAGAATAATGATCAGTTTGCCAGATCATCTTTTGCAGGAAGTGGACGGGATTGCTCAGCTGGAGAATTCCAACCGTAGTGAACTTATCAGGCAAGCCATGAAACTGTATCTGACAGAACGGAAGAAACGGTACATCCGAGAGTCTATGCAGCGTGGTTATATGGAAATGGCCAAGATTAACTTGACCATGGCGTCTGAGGCCTTTCATGCGGAAGAAGATGCAGACAGCACTCTAGGCCGCTCAGTAAGCGGGGTGTAG
- the alr gene encoding alanine racemase has protein sequence MQVHYRPTLAEINLDHLRANYEAFRSALPEDMMILACVKANAYGHGAVEVAREMEILGANYLSVAFLDEALELREAGITLPILVLGYTSPKGIVTAWENNITITIFTPEVLEAITQLPIQNTSKTLKVHIKIDSGMGRLGLFPGEEAISFIEEAFSLPQVQVEGMFTHFARADEEDKDYTLEQFRRFQGMVDELREKDYTIPIIHTGNSATAIDTPLLSYNMVRIGISLYGFYPSDEVNRRYVVLTPVLTLKTQAVFIKTLPSHSGISYGSRYVTEHDEVIATLPIGYADGYSRMLTGKAEVLIRGRRVPVVGTICMDQCMISLQSFAEQAEEIQVGEEVVLIGQQSDACITADELASQMGTIHYEVVCMLAARIPRVYTRNGSIQQLINPLLR, from the coding sequence TTGCAAGTGCATTATCGACCTACATTAGCGGAGATTAATCTAGATCATCTGCGAGCTAATTATGAAGCCTTCCGTTCAGCATTGCCAGAAGACATGATGATCCTAGCATGTGTCAAAGCGAATGCATACGGACATGGTGCGGTGGAAGTAGCTAGAGAGATGGAAATTCTGGGTGCTAATTACCTCAGTGTTGCTTTTTTGGATGAAGCCCTAGAACTTCGAGAAGCAGGTATTACACTACCGATTCTGGTTCTAGGTTACACGTCCCCTAAGGGGATTGTGACGGCCTGGGAGAACAATATTACCATTACTATTTTTACTCCAGAAGTTTTAGAGGCGATTACTCAACTACCTATTCAGAATACTTCTAAGACACTGAAAGTACACATCAAGATTGATAGCGGAATGGGACGTCTTGGGTTGTTTCCAGGTGAAGAGGCTATATCTTTCATTGAAGAAGCTTTTTCATTGCCACAAGTTCAAGTTGAAGGAATGTTTACCCATTTCGCTAGAGCAGATGAAGAAGACAAAGATTACACACTGGAACAGTTCCGACGGTTTCAAGGCATGGTGGACGAACTAAGGGAGAAGGACTATACAATCCCAATTATACATACGGGAAATAGTGCCACCGCGATTGATACTCCACTTTTATCTTATAATATGGTTCGTATTGGTATTAGCTTATACGGGTTTTATCCTTCGGATGAAGTGAATCGTCGCTATGTGGTATTAACCCCGGTATTGACGCTAAAGACGCAAGCAGTATTTATCAAAACGCTCCCCTCTCATTCGGGCATTAGTTATGGAAGTAGATATGTGACCGAACATGATGAAGTCATTGCTACCCTTCCTATTGGCTACGCCGATGGATATTCTCGAATGTTGACTGGCAAAGCGGAAGTACTGATACGCGGACGCCGCGTTCCTGTCGTCGGAACGATCTGCATGGACCAGTGTATGATATCGCTGCAATCTTTTGCTGAACAAGCGGAAGAAATTCAAGTCGGTGAAGAGGTTGTTCTCATCGGCCAACAATCTGACGCGTGTATTACGGCAGATGAGTTGGCATCCCAGATGGGCACCATCCACTACGAAGTAGTCTGTATGTTAGCTGCTCGAATTCCAAGAGTGTATACTCGAAACGGTTCCATTCAACAACTTATCAATCCTTTATTGAGATAA
- a CDS encoding LolA family protein — MRRISWVLAVLLCVTVVLAGCGKKDASAVVKDLNDVSDKLESKTGSYQGSGTMTLYTGESPQQYQVEVWYQNPSYYRISLKNAQKNVTQIVLRNDDGVFVLTPSLNKSFRFQSDWPENQGQVYLYQTLLRGIIGDKTRQFADDKDSYVFEVAANYHSQSLVRQKIWLSKDNYEPKQVQVSDSEARVVVEVKFNEFAFDAKFDKDSFDMQHNMTALNTSSVGAIAEVDENGNVVVTEDEGTEGTKTEVVTKELGGFGTIIPGYIPAGVELKDENQVADSKDHSVLLRYDGTYQFTIIEARPVDRVTSLAPATGIDLGFTMGALTEGEQQTLTWMDNGIEFRITSANLPVSEMMQIAASLGEQSGK, encoded by the coding sequence ATGCGCCGGATATCATGGGTGCTCGCCGTGTTGTTATGCGTTACCGTCGTGTTGGCAGGATGCGGGAAAAAGGACGCCTCTGCTGTAGTTAAGGATCTGAACGACGTGTCAGATAAGCTGGAGAGTAAAACGGGATCTTATCAAGGTTCAGGCACCATGACGCTGTATACAGGAGAAAGTCCGCAGCAGTATCAAGTGGAAGTGTGGTATCAGAATCCGTCCTACTACCGGATCAGTCTGAAGAATGCTCAGAAGAATGTTACCCAGATTGTCCTGCGAAATGATGACGGTGTCTTCGTACTTACGCCGAGCTTGAACAAAAGCTTCAGATTTCAAAGTGATTGGCCAGAGAATCAAGGGCAGGTATATTTGTATCAGACGCTTCTTCGGGGAATTATAGGTGATAAAACACGTCAATTCGCCGATGACAAGGACAGCTATGTGTTTGAGGTTGCTGCTAATTATCACAGTCAATCGTTAGTACGGCAAAAGATCTGGCTTAGCAAAGATAACTATGAGCCTAAGCAAGTTCAAGTGTCCGATTCTGAAGCACGTGTTGTTGTGGAAGTAAAATTCAATGAGTTTGCTTTTGATGCGAAGTTTGATAAAGATTCATTCGATATGCAGCACAACATGACCGCATTAAATACATCATCTGTTGGAGCGATTGCAGAAGTAGATGAGAACGGAAATGTGGTAGTTACGGAAGATGAGGGAACAGAAGGCACGAAGACTGAGGTTGTAACGAAGGAGCTAGGCGGATTTGGCACCATTATCCCAGGCTATATACCGGCTGGAGTGGAGCTCAAGGACGAGAATCAGGTAGCCGATAGCAAAGATCATTCGGTATTGCTGCGGTATGATGGCACTTATCAATTCACAATCATAGAAGCTCGTCCTGTGGATCGTGTAACCTCTCTTGCTCCAGCAACTGGTATTGATTTAGGCTTCACAATGGGTGCATTAACTGAAGGTGAGCAGCAGACACTAACGTGGATGGATAACGGAATTGAATTCCGAATTACTAGTGCAAATCTCCCAGTTAGCGAAATGATGCAAATCGCCGCTTCTTTAGGCGAACAATCGGGTAAGTAA
- a CDS encoding 2Fe-2S iron-sulfur cluster-binding protein: MPTIEVVGRGSFQAEEKRKLVLVLEDNGVDILHRCGGNARCTTCRVEIVEGDAGPVEPLEAELLAKKEITDPNIRISCQVRVHTDLTVKPLMTASESGLEPGGRPQE; the protein is encoded by the coding sequence ATGCCAACTATTGAAGTAGTAGGAAGAGGCTCATTTCAAGCCGAAGAAAAAAGAAAATTAGTACTTGTTCTTGAAGACAATGGTGTAGATATATTACACCGTTGTGGTGGAAACGCTAGATGTACAACTTGTCGTGTTGAGATTGTGGAGGGAGATGCAGGACCTGTTGAGCCGTTGGAAGCAGAACTTCTTGCGAAAAAAGAAATCACGGATCCCAATATCCGTATATCCTGTCAGGTTCGCGTACACACAGATCTAACTGTGAAACCATTGATGACAGCTTCCGAATCTGGTTTGGAACCGGGTGGACGACCACAAGAATAG
- a CDS encoding IS256 family transposase, whose translation MNHFTTDLVQALVTKQDVTEVFRSHLESAMNHLLETELTAFLDYEKYDRIGVNSGNSRNGGYCRTLHTEYGDLQLNIPRDRNGEFKQQTVAPYKRSNDTLESFVIHMFQKGVTMTEIADLIEKMYGHHYTPQTISNMTKVMVEHVDAFMKRPLEKRYVCVYIDATYIAVKRETVSKEAVYLAVGIREDGSKEVLAYAIAPTESAYIWKELLHDVKQRGTEQILLFISDGLTGIVNAIQEIYPQAKYQTCCVHLARNIAHKVRVSDRAEICEDFKSVYRSDDEEAGKAALATFCDKWRAAYPKVVKSLQENPYIFTFYSFPKPIWRSIYSTNLIESFNKQIKKYTNRKEQFPNEEALEKFLVSQFESYNQRFATRCHIGFDQARSELLAMFSTKD comes from the coding sequence ATGAATCATTTTACAACAGATTTAGTCCAAGCTCTAGTCACAAAGCAAGATGTAACGGAAGTATTTCGCAGTCACTTAGAGTCTGCCATGAATCATCTGCTAGAGACGGAGCTTACTGCATTCCTAGACTATGAAAAATATGACCGTATAGGCGTGAATTCAGGTAATTCTCGAAACGGTGGCTACTGCCGAACGCTTCATACCGAGTATGGGGACCTGCAGTTAAACATTCCCCGAGATCGTAATGGAGAGTTTAAGCAACAGACCGTAGCACCGTATAAACGCTCGAATGACACGCTAGAATCCTTCGTCATTCACATGTTTCAAAAGGGCGTAACGATGACGGAGATTGCCGACCTAATCGAGAAAATGTATGGTCACCATTACACGCCACAAACCATATCTAACATGACAAAAGTAATGGTCGAACATGTCGACGCTTTTATGAAACGCCCACTTGAGAAGCGATATGTATGCGTCTATATCGATGCTACATATATCGCAGTTAAGCGTGAAACTGTATCTAAGGAAGCTGTCTATCTTGCCGTGGGAATTCGTGAGGATGGTTCTAAGGAAGTACTCGCGTACGCCATTGCACCAACCGAATCAGCGTACATCTGGAAAGAACTGCTCCATGACGTGAAACAGCGTGGTACTGAACAAATCCTTCTCTTTATCTCCGATGGACTCACAGGTATTGTGAATGCGATTCAGGAGATCTATCCGCAGGCAAAGTACCAAACATGCTGTGTTCATTTAGCTCGTAATATAGCCCATAAAGTTCGCGTCTCAGATCGAGCAGAGATCTGCGAAGACTTCAAATCCGTCTATCGATCCGATGATGAAGAAGCTGGTAAAGCAGCTCTAGCAACCTTTTGTGACAAGTGGAGGGCTGCTTATCCTAAGGTCGTTAAATCCCTACAAGAAAATCCCTACATCTTTACGTTTTATAGCTTTCCAAAGCCTATTTGGAGAAGCATTTATTCGACGAATTTAATCGAATCGTTTAACAAACAGATTAAGAAATACACAAATCGTAAAGAGCAATTCCCCAATGAAGAAGCACTTGAAAAGTTCTTGGTTTCACAGTTTGAAAGCTATAACCAACGCTTTGCTACACGTTGTCATATTGGTTTTGATCAAGCTCGCTCAGAACTGCTAGCTATGTTCTCGACCAAAGACTAA
- a CDS encoding PPK2 family polyphosphate kinase translates to MPNPFALPVKKKVDLTAIDPRGTGNFQQKEDVAEEVEKLRKEFQELQEKLAAGKKEAILFVFQGMDCSGKDGVIKHVFSGINPQGVNAYSFKVPTVEESQHDFLWRAHSKIPTPGQIVTFNRSYYEDVLITRVHDNITDKEANRRFKHINHFESLLDDNHVKIVKIFLHISKEFQLEKLKSRIEDPSKNWKFDPNDLAERKSWKKYRKFYEEALEKCSTVTPWHVVPSDHRWYRNYAVLTIVVESLRRLHLQEPEANPELLSYLDELIQGDKDNK, encoded by the coding sequence ATGCCTAACCCGTTCGCACTACCCGTAAAGAAAAAGGTTGATTTAACAGCCATTGACCCTAGAGGTACAGGCAACTTCCAGCAAAAAGAGGACGTTGCAGAGGAAGTCGAAAAATTGAGAAAAGAGTTTCAAGAGTTGCAGGAGAAACTTGCTGCGGGTAAGAAGGAAGCCATTCTATTCGTATTTCAAGGAATGGATTGTAGCGGAAAAGACGGTGTCATCAAACATGTCTTCTCGGGAATCAATCCACAAGGGGTTAACGCCTACAGTTTCAAAGTACCAACTGTAGAAGAAAGCCAGCATGATTTCTTGTGGAGAGCCCATAGTAAAATTCCTACTCCTGGCCAAATTGTAACCTTCAATCGTTCGTATTATGAAGACGTACTCATTACACGTGTCCACGATAATATCACGGATAAAGAAGCAAACCGTAGATTCAAGCATATTAATCACTTCGAGTCACTATTAGACGATAATCATGTGAAGATCGTGAAAATCTTCCTCCACATTTCGAAAGAATTCCAGTTAGAGAAACTAAAAAGCCGTATTGAAGATCCCAGTAAAAATTGGAAGTTCGATCCTAACGATTTAGCGGAACGCAAATCTTGGAAGAAATACCGTAAATTTTATGAAGAAGCGTTAGAGAAGTGTAGTACCGTTACCCCATGGCACGTAGTACCGTCAGACCATAGATGGTATCGTAATTATGCTGTCTTAACTATTGTAGTAGAATCTTTAAGAAGGCTACATTTACAGGAGCCTGAGGCTAACCCTGAGCTACTCTCATACCTAGACGAACTTATACAAGGAGATAAAGATAATAAATAA